One window of Nocardia nova SH22a genomic DNA carries:
- a CDS encoding DUF5666 domain-containing protein, translated as MTNPSDPWAQRPDSPDTPTEKIGASGGDPGETPTHTTEYSEAYGRGQDPYESTKPYGHPGPYEHTTPYEHGPGDPTAVSGAPTGYPVYQGQFFEQPPGPNPTRELPPYDSQWGAYESGYGPSTGYPVYGAPGTGPGAPGPGAPREPTGPTGLPVEPPRRRTGLWILLTAAVFVLVVLGGIAAGLLLAGNNDSSSTEAATGGPVPTRIPVVPPQPSGGAQPSLPELPGLGGIDGLGATMGTVSSNDGSTIVLQSLLGDTVTVHTDADTQVIASGSGTVADLHSGDMVVVQGDKGQDGSIMAKIIIGTQLPR; from the coding sequence ATGACGAATCCGAGCGACCCGTGGGCGCAGCGGCCGGATTCGCCCGATACGCCGACAGAGAAGATCGGCGCCTCGGGCGGTGATCCGGGCGAAACGCCGACGCACACGACGGAGTACTCGGAAGCCTACGGACGGGGCCAGGACCCGTACGAGAGCACCAAGCCGTACGGCCACCCCGGACCGTACGAGCACACGACGCCCTACGAGCACGGCCCCGGTGACCCGACGGCGGTATCCGGTGCACCCACCGGCTACCCCGTCTACCAGGGCCAGTTCTTCGAACAACCGCCCGGCCCCAACCCCACCCGCGAACTCCCGCCCTACGACAGCCAGTGGGGCGCCTACGAGTCCGGATACGGCCCGTCGACCGGATATCCGGTCTACGGCGCGCCCGGCACCGGCCCCGGCGCCCCGGGCCCCGGCGCTCCGCGGGAACCCACCGGCCCCACGGGCCTGCCCGTCGAGCCGCCCCGCCGCCGGACCGGACTCTGGATTCTGCTGACCGCCGCGGTATTCGTCCTGGTGGTGCTGGGTGGCATCGCGGCAGGTCTACTGCTGGCCGGTAACAACGACTCCTCGTCCACCGAGGCGGCCACCGGCGGCCCCGTCCCCACCCGCATACCGGTCGTGCCACCCCAACCCTCCGGCGGCGCCCAGCCCAGCCTCCCCGAACTGCCCGGTCTGGGCGGTATCGACGGGCTCGGAGCGACCATGGGCACGGTGAGCAGCAACGACGGCTCGACCATCGTCCTGCAGTCCCTGCTCGGCGACACCGTCACCGTCCACACCGACGCGGACACCCAGGTCATCGCCTCGGGGTCGGGGACCGTGGCGGATCTGCATTCGGGGGACATGGTCGTGGTTCAGGGAGACAAGGGCCAGGACGGTTCGATCATGGCGAAGATCATCATCGGGACTCAATTGCCCCGGTAG
- the clpB gene encoding ATP-dependent chaperone ClpB, producing the protein MDSFNPTTKTQAALTAALQAASAAGNPEIRPAHLLVALLDQTDGIAAPLLKAVAVDPAVVRREAQDIVDRLPRATGATTQPQLGREALAAITAAQRLATELGDEYVSTEHVVVGLAEGDSDISQLLLKYGATADALREAFTTVRGNTRVTSADPEGTYQALEKYSTDLTAAAREGKLDPVIGRDTEIRRVVQVLSRRTKNNPVLIGEPGVGKTAIVEGLAQRIIAGDVPESLRGKTLVSLDLGAMVAGAKYRGEFEERLKAVLEEIKSSAGQIITFIDELHTIVGAGATGESAMDAGNMIKPMLARGELRLVGATTLDEYRQHIEKDAALERRFQQVLVGEPSVEDTIGILRGLKERYEVHHGVRITDSALVAAATLSDRYITSRFLPDKAIDLVDESASRLRMEIDSRPVEIDEVERAVRRLEIEEVALAKETDDASKQRLEKLRQELADDREKLNQLMARWQNEKQAIDSVRVVKEELESLRGESERAERDGDLGKAAELRYGRIPQLEKQLAEAEKNAGKTGGSVEDEVMLKEEVGPDDIAEVVSAWTGIPVGRMLEGETQKLLRMESELGRRVVGQTEAVTAVSDAVRRARAGVADPNRPTGSFMFVGPTGVGKTELAKALADFLFDDERAMIRIDMSEYSEKHAVARLVGAPPGYVGYDQGGQLTEAVRRRPYTVVLFDEIEKAHPDVFDILLQVLDEGRLTDGQGRTVDFRNTILILTSNLGAGADKEHVMNAVRSAFKPEFLNRLDDVVMFAPLNEEQLENIVDIQLAQLQKRLSQRRLKLDVSDSARFWLAVRGYDPVYGARPLRRLIQQAIGDSLAKELLAGEVTDGDLVKVNVAPDGDGLIVGR; encoded by the coding sequence GTGGACTCGTTCAACCCCACCACCAAGACACAGGCCGCGCTGACGGCCGCCCTGCAGGCGGCCTCGGCCGCCGGGAATCCGGAGATTCGCCCGGCGCACTTGCTGGTGGCGCTGCTGGATCAGACCGACGGCATCGCCGCCCCGCTGCTGAAGGCGGTCGCGGTCGATCCGGCCGTGGTGCGCCGCGAGGCGCAGGACATCGTCGACCGGCTGCCCCGCGCCACCGGTGCGACCACCCAGCCGCAGCTGGGCCGCGAGGCGCTGGCCGCGATCACCGCCGCCCAGCGGCTGGCGACCGAACTCGGCGACGAGTACGTGTCCACCGAACATGTCGTGGTCGGCCTCGCCGAGGGCGATTCCGACATCTCCCAGCTGCTGCTGAAGTACGGCGCGACCGCGGACGCACTGCGCGAGGCGTTCACGACCGTGCGCGGCAACACCCGCGTCACCTCGGCCGATCCCGAGGGCACGTATCAGGCGCTGGAGAAGTACTCCACCGATCTCACCGCCGCCGCCCGCGAGGGCAAACTCGATCCGGTCATCGGCCGCGACACCGAGATCCGGCGCGTGGTGCAGGTGCTCAGCCGCCGCACCAAGAACAACCCGGTGCTCATCGGTGAGCCCGGCGTCGGCAAGACCGCCATCGTGGAGGGGCTGGCCCAGCGCATCATCGCCGGTGACGTTCCCGAATCACTGCGCGGCAAGACGCTGGTCTCGCTCGACCTCGGTGCGATGGTCGCCGGCGCCAAGTATCGCGGTGAGTTCGAGGAGCGGCTCAAGGCGGTGCTGGAGGAGATCAAGTCCAGCGCCGGGCAGATCATCACCTTCATCGACGAACTGCACACCATCGTGGGCGCGGGCGCGACCGGCGAATCGGCGATGGACGCGGGCAACATGATCAAGCCGATGCTGGCGCGCGGTGAACTGCGCCTGGTCGGTGCGACGACGCTGGACGAATACCGCCAGCACATCGAGAAGGACGCCGCCCTGGAACGCCGGTTCCAGCAGGTTCTGGTCGGGGAGCCGTCGGTCGAGGACACCATCGGCATCCTGCGCGGACTCAAGGAACGCTACGAGGTCCACCACGGTGTGCGGATCACCGACTCCGCCCTGGTGGCGGCGGCGACGCTGAGCGATCGCTACATCACCTCGCGCTTCCTGCCGGACAAGGCGATCGACCTGGTCGACGAATCGGCCTCGCGGCTGCGGATGGAGATCGACTCGCGGCCGGTAGAGATCGACGAGGTCGAGCGGGCCGTGCGGCGGCTCGAGATCGAGGAGGTCGCGCTCGCCAAGGAGACCGACGACGCCTCCAAGCAGCGGCTCGAGAAGTTGCGCCAGGAACTGGCCGACGACCGCGAGAAGCTCAACCAGCTGATGGCCCGCTGGCAGAACGAGAAGCAGGCCATCGACTCGGTGCGGGTCGTCAAGGAGGAATTGGAGTCGCTGCGCGGCGAATCCGAGCGCGCCGAACGCGACGGAGACCTGGGCAAGGCCGCCGAACTGCGCTACGGCCGCATCCCGCAGCTGGAGAAGCAACTCGCCGAGGCCGAGAAGAACGCCGGTAAGACGGGCGGCAGCGTCGAGGACGAGGTCATGCTCAAGGAGGAGGTCGGACCGGACGACATCGCCGAGGTCGTCTCGGCCTGGACCGGAATTCCGGTGGGGCGCATGCTCGAGGGTGAGACCCAGAAGCTGCTGCGCATGGAGTCCGAACTCGGCCGTCGCGTGGTCGGGCAGACCGAGGCCGTCACCGCGGTGTCGGACGCGGTGCGCCGCGCCCGCGCCGGTGTCGCCGATCCGAACCGGCCGACGGGTTCGTTCATGTTCGTCGGGCCGACCGGTGTCGGTAAGACCGAGCTGGCCAAGGCCCTCGCGGACTTCCTGTTCGACGACGAACGGGCCATGATCCGCATCGACATGAGCGAGTACTCCGAGAAGCACGCGGTGGCTCGCCTGGTCGGCGCCCCGCCCGGATATGTCGGCTACGACCAGGGCGGTCAGCTCACCGAGGCGGTGCGGCGGCGGCCGTACACGGTGGTGCTGTTCGACGAGATCGAGAAGGCGCATCCGGATGTGTTCGACATCCTGCTGCAGGTTCTGGACGAGGGGCGGCTCACCGACGGTCAGGGCCGGACGGTGGACTTCCGCAACACCATCCTCATCCTCACCTCCAACCTGGGTGCCGGGGCGGACAAGGAACACGTGATGAACGCCGTCCGGTCGGCGTTCAAGCCGGAATTCCTCAACCGCCTCGACGATGTGGTCATGTTCGCCCCGCTGAACGAGGAACAGCTCGAGAACATCGTCGACATCCAGTTGGCCCAGTTGCAGAAGCGGCTGTCGCAGCGGCGGCTGAAGCTGGACGTCAGCGATTCGGCCCGGTTCTGGCTGGCGGTACGCGGCTACGACCCGGTCTACGGTGCGCGGCCGCTGCGCAGGCTGATTCAGCAGGCCATCGGCGATTCGCTGGCCAAGGAACTACTGGCCGGTGAGGTCACCGACGGTGATCTGGTGAAGGTCAATGTCGCACCGGACGGTGACGGGCTGATCGTCGGACGGTGA